The Chthonomonas sp. genome segment TCGTTGGACGGCGTCATAAGCGTAGGTCGTGCGGTGATTGAGCTCGTTCGCAATGGCGAGCATGTCGCCTCTCGCGTTGAACACCATCGAAATGATGCCTCCGGCGGGGTTTGTAATCGTGGTCTGCCGACCGTCCAAATCATAGGCATAGGTAGTCGCATCACCCAGCGGGTTCTTCTGCGCCGTCACTTGGTTTGCCGAATCGTACGTAGTGGTCGTTATGTAGCCCCGACCATTCATCACCGTGACGGGGCGGTTCGCCGCGTCGTAGCTCGTCGTCGTGCGGTTGTTCAGCGGAGTTTGCGAGACCGTCGCTCTTCCCGCTGGATCATAGATAGTCGTCCAACGGTTGCTTGCCGCGTCGATGCTGGCCGTCAATTGCCCCGCGGCGTCGAACACCTGCGTCGTTCGGTTATTGAGCGGCGACTGCGAGGCGTACCCCCGGTTGAGGGCGTCGTAGATGGTCGTGTTGACCCGGTTCAGCGGGTCCTTCACCGATGTTTGGTTGCCCGCCGCATCGTAGGTGAAGGTCGTGAAATGCCCCAGAGCGTTGCGCACGTCCTTCGTGCGGCCCGCCAGGTCGTAGGTCATCGTCGTGCGGTTGCCGCGGGGGTCTTCGACCGCCGTCTGCTCACCCGCGCTGTTGAATGTGTAGGTGGTCCTATTACCGACTTCATCGACACTTGCCCGCAGGCGGTTGCTATCGGTCGAATAGACCTGAGTTGAAATCTTGCCGAGCGCGTTCGTGACGGTCGTCAAATTCCCAGCGAGGTCGTACTGGTGCGTCGTTAAATTTCCGAGCGCATCTTGCATGGCCGAAACCTGCCCCGCCGCGTCGTACACGGTCGTGGTGCGGTTGTTCATCGGGCTCTGCGTGGCAATCCGGCGACCTACGTTGTCGTAAATGGTCGTCGTCCGGCGTCCTAAGCCGTCTTGCGAGGCGATGGGGCCTCTCGCGTCGTAGATCGTCGTCGTCACGATTCCCGCGCCGTTAATCATGGACACGGGGCGGCTTGCTTCGTACGCCGTCGTGACGCGGTTATTGTTCGCGTCTTGCACGGCGATGCGCTGCTTGGCGATGTCGTAAATGAGGGTCGTTCGGTAGCCGAGGCCGTTTTGCACCTCAATGAGATCACCCATGTTGTCATAGGTGTTCGTGGTGACCTGGTTCAGCGCGTTCTGAATCGTCGCGGGTTTGGCGTACCGGTTGTACGTCATCGTCGTCCGATTGCCAAGCGGGTCAATCTCAACCTGCAGGAGGCAAGAGTCGTAGACGTAGCGGCGCATTTCGCCCGCGGCGTTCGTGATGCTGATGACGTGGTCGGCGACGTCGTAGGCCATCGTCGTCACTCGCCCCAGCTGATCCTTCACGGTTGTGCGGCGGTTCAGAGCATCATAGGTGTAAGTGACCACCCCGCCATCTGAGTACATGGTCGTGAGCACGTTGCCGCGCGTGTCGTAGCTATGGGTCGTGCGAAGTCCGCGCGGATCGACGCTTGCTTGCAGAGTTCCGTCCGAGTTCCAAATGTAGCTCGTGACGCGGTTCAGCGGGTCGGCGCTCGTGATCATGCGCCGGTTTCCGTCGTAACCCATCTTCGTCACATTGCCGAGAGCATCCGTGACAGTCGTTAAATTGTTGCTCGCGTCGTATTGGTAGGTCGTGATGTTGCCGAGGGCGTCTTTGCTCGTGAGCGGAAGGTTGAAATCGTTGTAGGTGAGGCTCACCACGTCGCCGTAGGGCATGGTTTCGCGAACCTTGCGAAACTTCGTGTCATATCCATAGGTCACGACGTAGCCCGCGGCCATCACCATGGTTTGGACATTGCTATTCGCATCAAGAATGAATGTTGTTCTCCCGCCTGCCGGGGACATCGTCACCGAGGTATTTGTGGCGTAGCTATATGTCCACACACCGGTTCCGGCGGACATCGTTTCGACCCGGCCATCGGCGGCGTAAGCATAGGTTGTGGCGTAGCCGCGAGAATCCGTGATGGTTGAGAGACGGTTATTGGCGTCGTACTCGTACTGGGTCAAACAACCAAGCGGGGTTTGGAACGTCAGGAGCTCATTCCCAGGGCTTGAATAGGTGAGTGTCCAAACACGGCCACCCCAATCGAGAATCGTGGAAACTCTCTGACTGGCATCGTAGGCGAACGTGAGCTTATCGCCGCCGGGCACGGTAATTGATTCTAGTTTGGAGCCCGGCGAAGCGGCGTACGTGTAGGTGTGACGGTTGCCCGAAGCGTCTTCCACCCTACCGATGGTGAACTTGCTTTCCGCCACAATCGTTTGGCTGTAAACAATTTTCTTGCCGTCGGCAAAGGTCTCAATGAAGTTCGTTCCGTCGTAATCAAGCTTTGTCCCACTCACGTAGCCAGTGATGGCGGTAAAAGTTGCAGGGGTGCCCCAGCTCCAGGCTCCGGAGAAGCCGTAGATTTTGCCATCCGCTCGGCGGACGTAGACTTCGTTTGAGGTTTCATTGGCCGCAAGCTCAGCTTCGACGCTCGCGGAACGACGCTTGCCCCACTTGATGTCGGTACTCGTGCTGTTCGAGTTGTAAAACAGACTGACGTAAAGGTTGAACCCCTTTGCCTTGAGTTCAATTTCTGGGTCAATCGTGAGATGACCAGTGGCCGGATCGGGTTGCGGTCTCGTGGGATGGTGGAGAACCGGATCGATGACGACGCCTTGCGACTCGGCGCGAAGGGCCATGTCCCATGGCCACTGATCGGGGGATTGTCTCATGATCAGTCAAACACCGCTGGGCATAAAGGGGCCGCGCCTGGTTTGCCCTGCGGGATGAACACTGGGCAATATTCACCGGACCCGGGAGGCATGGGCAAAGGCGACACTCCGCTGGAGTAGTTCGAGCACCAACTGCCCTGCGGGATCGAGCAGTTGCCGCCGCTCTCACAGCCACCAGTTTCATGCTGGGTCGGGAAAGGTAAAGCCTTCATGTTGTCTTCTCAAATGCACTTTGCAACGCTGCGATAGCTCTGGGTGGACAATCCCCTTTTCCTTCCGGAATCTCGCCGATGAGTTGCTTCAAGTCTTCTTCCGTCCAAAGATGTGCAGTGGCGACTGGTTTGCCTCTCAGCAACTCCGCGATGAGGCTTCCACACGCAATGCTCGTGGGACAGCCATACGTCTTATACGCTCCGCGCTCGATGTTCTCGCCCGACACCTGGAACCACAGTTCCATGAAGGGACCGTCTCCGGGGACTCCCGCCACACCGTAGTGAGTGGCACTGGGGAGCGGACCAACATTGCGCATGTTGTGGATATGGTCCAATGCCAGCGGAATGATCATCTCAACAATGTCTTACACTACCCCCGGCAAAAATAGTTGCGTTTTTCCAAGAATTTTCGAATATTGCCCATTTCTTAACATAATCCTGAGTTCAATCGAAACTGCCCTCGGACAAGACAAATCCTCACGGGTGAATCCGTGCGGTGGAATGGGGTCAGGCCCGCGCGGGCCATCGATCAGCGCGACCTACATGGTCCGGGTTTCGGCGACCTTGTCGATCCGACTGGAAGACTTCATCGATCTCGTACGAACGCAGCTTCTACGGCTTCACGAAAAAGGCGGTGTGCAACGCGATATCCACGTGCACCCGCGCCTGGTTGAATATCTCGACAGCTGGATTGCAGCTGCTGGCCTTCGCCCTTTTGATTTCCTCGTCCCCGCTTTCGATGCGCGGGGAACGGTGCAGACAGATCGGCAGCTTTCTCGCTAGGATGTTCTTAGCATGGTGAAACGCTCGTTCAGAGCAACGGGCATCACGGAGTTCCTCGCGAACGGCGGAAGCCTTGAGACCGCGCAGCAGCTGGCCAATCATGCGGACAGCAGAACTACAAAGCTCTACGACCGAAGAGCCACCAGACTCGAGCTCGAAGAGATTTTCCGCATTCGGTACTGACCGTGTCACTCATCTACGTTCCGATGCAATGTTAAATTCCGAATCAAGGCCGTTGAAACAAGAAAATTGTTGACCACCTGTGATCAATTCGCAGATCAATATCTTCGTTGTCAGGGTCTGTTCTCAGCCTGAAGTTCTTTTCGGCTCCTACAAGATACACGGCATTTCCGTTCGGGTGTTTCCAAATGACAGATCGTTTCCCAGTTAGCGTTTGCTCTTCCACAGTCTCTTGAATATAACCTATTCGCTCAAGCTCGCTGTCAAGTGACAAAAGTGATTTATCAAATGACTCATTAAATGACATTATTGAATAAAGGGCGTCGTGATTATCTCCGTATCCGCGAAGTCTTCCTTCTTCTTGTACCTCCCTATTGGCAAGGTAAGGAATATTCAGTCGTGGTCCACTAACGGCACTGTTGCAACTCGCCCAAATGAGCAACAAGAGTGTGATGGCACCTCCCGATCCGAAAACCACTTTTCTTCTCCGGCCCGTATTTCCATTATTCATAATTGCGTAATATTACGGTACATAGCTTGGACCATCCGATGGCTTTATTCGAATAAAACCAAGAAGTGGTTCCAAACAGCGTTCTAAACAATCCGGGTCTGCTTGACAATCTCTGTTGCGTTTATCATGACTTGCCCCGCAGCAATGCATCAACTCGTGCATGAGAGCTTGCGCATAATTGAGTCCGTCTGGACAGCCGTTCAAGCAAACACGAATTCGGCAATTACTTCTCCAACTTCCTCGTGTTGCGCCCATACAGCCTCCGGGGGTTAGATACTTACACGCATAGGAGGACTCGTAGCATGCGATATCTACACCATAGCCTGGGCTTCCCATTCCATGCTTGCAAAAGCACTCTCCCTCTTTTTCTGGTTGTGCTTCACCACATTTCTTCCAACAGTCATCGATCAAGGCTCTGTTCGCACAAGCCTTTCGCATTCGTTTCTGGATTTCAACCCAGGCTGCCCTAATTGGATGATCAGCCGGGCAGTCCTCAAATGGTTTTGCTAGACCGGTTGGGTCGATCCATGTGGTCGGATTTCCTGCGACATATCCGTACGGCAGCTCGCGTGGCCACAGAACATCTCTGGTGATGAACTGCCTTGTCTTCGTGCTTAACCAGCGCGCCCTGTTGTACTGCTCAGCAAAGGTGAGTCCCATAAACTGAGCTCCGGATTGACCAGTCCAGGCAAAGAACTGCGTTGGCACGGCCCCGACGTACGTGCTTCCATACGGCTTGTATCGCGTGTAGCTACTGCCGCTTCCGTCCGAAAGGGTCGTCCCGGTCACCGAGCCTAGGTAGTCCACGAGCAAATCTTCGCGGTTGTTACTTCCGTAGGCGGAGTAGATGACCAGGCTATCCACAAGTCCGAACCGCCAGAAGTCTGGCTCCGACGAAGCATCCTGTGCGAGCAAGAGGTCCTGCCCATCCCAGCACATGATGACCTGGCCGAACGCTTTGTCCTTGGTTCGAAGAAGACCATTCGAATGGTAACCCATCGTTTCTATGCCATCGCTTGTGAGACGATTTTCTTTGTCGAAGGTGAAGGTGGTGAGACTTGCTCCGACCGCCACGTTCGTCATGTTTCCATTGACATCGAATGTGTAGGTCGTCGTTGTGCTCCCCTGGATGCTCGTCACGAGACGCGATGCCGCATCGTACGTCATCGTGACGGGGTTCGTCTGCTCGGTGTTGGAGAGAATGTTGTCCCGCGAGTCAAACGTGTAGGTGTACGTGTGATTGATCGTCCCGCTCGTTTGCGCAGTGCTGATGCGGTCCTTCGCGTCGTACGTGTACGTCGTTTGCGACCCGTTCGAGTCGAGAATCCCCACCCGGTTGTTGTTCCCATCGAAGGTGTAGGTGAAGCACTGGTACTGGTTGTCTTTGTCGATCTCGTCGTGGATCACCGTGTTTCGGCCATCGGCGTCATACGTGTTCTTCTGCTTCCGACCGTAGTCAAAAACGGTCGTCGTCTTGAATCCACGCGAGTCGTATTGGAAGGTCGTGATGATGCCGTCCGGATCGCGCATCCGTTCAGCGCGTCCATCAAGGTCATAGTACGTAGTTTGTTCCCCTCCTTGGGGATCAATCACTTGGGTTCGCTCTTGCGCGGAGTTGAAGGTGTAGGCCTGAACGTAAGCCCCTGGATCAGTCTTTCCGGTGAGTTGGTTCAGGGCATCAAAGACCATGGTGGTCACGCCGTTCCAGTCGGTGAGCGTCGTCATGTTGGAGTTCGCGTCATAGACCATCGTCATGCGCGTTCCCCCGGCGTAGAGCCGGGCCGTTTCTCGCCCGGCGTCATCGAAGGTGTATGTGGTCACGTCGCCACTTGCGAACTGCCGAGTAACAATGCGCTGCACCGCGTCATAGGCGTAGGTCGTCCGGTGATTTAGCTCGTTCGCAATGGCGAGCATATCGCCTCTCGCGTTGAACACCATCGAGATGATGCCTTCGGCGGGGTTGGTGATCGTGGTTTGCCGTCCGTCCAGATCATAGGCATAGGTCGTTGCATCACCCAGCGGATTTTTCTGGGCTGTGACTTGGTTTGCGGAGTCGTACGTGGTCGTCGAAATGTAGCCGCGCCCATTCATCACCGTGACGGGGCGGTTCGCCGCGTCGTAGCTCGTGGTCACGCGATTGTTGAGCGGAGTTTGCGAGACCGTGGCTCTTCCCGCTGGATCGTAGATCGTGGTCCATCGATTGCTCGCCGCGTCGATGCTCGCCGTCAATTGCCCGGCGGCGTCGAAAACCTGCGTAGTCCGATTGTTGAGTGGGCTTTGCGAGGCGTACCCCCGGTTGAGCGCATCGTAGATGGTCGTGTTGACCCGGTTCAGCGGGTCCTTCACCGACGTTTGGTTGCCCGCCGCGTCGTACGTGTACGTCGTGAAATGCCCGAGAGCATTGCGCACGTCCTTTGTGCGACCGGCGAGGTCGTAGGTCATCGTCGTGCGGTTGCCGCGTGGGTCTTCGACCGCTGTCTGCTCACCCGCACTATTGAATGTGTATGTGGTGCGGTTTCCGACCTCATCGACACTTGCCCGCAGGCGGTTACTGTCGGTCGAATACACCTGCGTCGAAACCTTGCCGAGCGCGTTCGTGATCGTGGTCAGATTCCCGGCCAGATCATACTGGTGCGTCGTGAGATTCCCGAGCGCATCTTGCATGGCCGAAACCTGCCCCGCCGCGTCGTACACCGTTGTGGTGCGGTTG includes the following:
- a CDS encoding iron-sulfur cluster assembly scaffold protein → MIIPLALDHIHNMRNVGPLPSATHYGVAGVPGDGPFMELWFQVSGENIERGAYKTYGCPTSIACGSLIAELLRGKPVATAHLWTEEDLKQLIGEIPEGKGDCPPRAIAALQSAFEKTT